One Luteolibacter sp. Y139 genomic region harbors:
- a CDS encoding radical SAM protein codes for MNSVLVAALPWNLADMMSVQVAALKSFLTSKGIDALGRHYYLGTDRFFSDEEIDLIHSRFLGDHLYGMLLFPECSEAIGARIYEKSGGKMDPRSCLERIRAFTESVADDIVALGPALVGFTTTHMQYLGSIATAKAVRERMPDTKFVLGGLALHGEPARNTLALFPWIDFIVVGEGESALWRLSQHIRGDRPIEEVPQVIYQVNGIIQENPSIESIGDIDDLPFPDYSDYFVQLKARSRSITPRATVEMVRGCRWGRCSFCIEGLPTRGGFRTKTPTRVVKEIQRYVEDYQILDFVTSDPDVAFNAPIFEEISNLGYDLSFMVELSGLVRVPQFDVMIAAGVQTVQIGIESFSPGLLKSFNKGVSLAKYVELLRYCAERGIKLVYNNIYRSPFEVQQNLEESVENMRRLMYFQPPRLSEFRVSVGSAIMNDYQKYGIKRLLPSDEVIGYPDEIAARVGMLISFNAGFGFERADGVQDPDHGPYLELLEEWRSMWLLKPRRRARRGLNFVRIDHQIGNECYQVEISNALEISLFEFCQKLRSRRELRSKFSDVAPEELDAAIERLWDRHLLFRTAEECIALVSLSSSRESFSQIAESTLSEAN; via the coding sequence ATGAATTCCGTTCTGGTTGCGGCCTTGCCGTGGAATCTCGCCGATATGATGTCGGTTCAGGTGGCAGCCCTGAAGTCGTTTCTCACGTCAAAAGGAATCGATGCCTTGGGACGCCACTACTATTTGGGAACCGACAGATTCTTTTCAGATGAAGAGATCGATCTGATTCATTCTCGCTTCTTGGGTGATCATCTCTATGGAATGCTGCTTTTCCCTGAGTGCTCCGAAGCCATTGGGGCAAGGATTTACGAGAAATCCGGAGGGAAAATGGATCCCCGGAGCTGTTTGGAGCGAATCCGGGCCTTCACGGAATCGGTGGCGGACGACATCGTCGCCCTCGGGCCTGCGCTGGTTGGGTTCACGACCACGCATATGCAGTATTTGGGGTCAATTGCGACGGCTAAAGCCGTCCGGGAGCGCATGCCGGATACCAAGTTCGTATTAGGGGGCCTCGCTCTGCACGGGGAGCCGGCACGCAACACGTTGGCCCTTTTTCCGTGGATCGATTTCATCGTTGTCGGCGAAGGCGAATCAGCTCTGTGGAGACTCAGCCAGCACATCCGTGGGGATAGACCGATTGAGGAAGTTCCCCAAGTGATTTACCAAGTCAACGGCATCATTCAAGAGAACCCCTCGATAGAGTCGATTGGCGACATCGATGACCTGCCTTTTCCTGATTACTCCGACTATTTTGTTCAGCTCAAGGCCCGCAGCAGGAGTATTACTCCCCGGGCCACAGTGGAGATGGTCCGCGGGTGCCGCTGGGGCCGATGCAGCTTCTGCATCGAGGGCTTGCCGACCCGGGGGGGATTTCGCACGAAAACTCCGACGCGAGTGGTTAAGGAGATCCAACGATACGTGGAAGATTACCAGATCCTCGATTTTGTGACCTCCGATCCGGACGTGGCCTTCAACGCGCCGATCTTTGAGGAAATCAGCAACTTGGGCTACGATTTGAGCTTCATGGTGGAACTCTCCGGTTTAGTGCGCGTTCCCCAATTCGATGTAATGATTGCGGCTGGCGTTCAGACGGTTCAAATCGGGATAGAGTCGTTTAGTCCCGGTTTGCTGAAGTCCTTCAACAAAGGGGTGAGCTTGGCAAAATATGTGGAGCTTCTACGCTACTGTGCCGAGCGCGGAATCAAGCTGGTTTACAACAATATTTACCGCTCTCCCTTTGAGGTTCAGCAGAATCTGGAAGAATCCGTAGAGAATATGCGACGATTGATGTATTTCCAGCCGCCCCGGCTATCGGAGTTCCGGGTTTCCGTTGGCAGCGCGATTATGAACGACTACCAGAAGTACGGGATCAAGCGCCTGCTTCCTTCCGACGAGGTGATCGGCTATCCTGACGAAATTGCCGCCCGGGTTGGCATGCTGATTTCATTCAATGCCGGTTTCGGTTTTGAGCGCGCCGATGGTGTGCAGGATCCTGATCACGGCCCCTATTTGGAGCTCCTGGAGGAGTGGCGGAGCATGTGGCTCTTGAAGCCGAGGAGGCGGGCTCGCCGTGGGTTGAATTTCGTAAGGATCGACCACCAGATCGGGAATGAATGTTACCAGGTCGAGATTTCGAATGCGTTGGAAATCAGCTTGTTTGAGTTTTGCCAGAAGTTGCGGAGCCGCCGTGAGCTTCGCTCGAAGTTCTCTGATGTCGCACCTGAAGAACTCGATGCGGCGATCGAGCGACTCTGGGATCGGCATCTGTTGTTCCGGACCGCCGAAGAATGTATTGCGCTTGTTTCACTCTCATCGAGCAGAGAGTCTTTTTCCCAGATCGCAGAGTCGACCCTAAGCGAGGCGAACTGA
- a CDS encoding radical SAM protein: MYFNRIFLLVTDACDSRCTLCDYWLTKNPKFIDSDFVEEKVASFIKENGVSVVCISGGEPSLHPDLGKIVRSVRRAGATATLTTSTTRLETRFEEIRDLVTHYMISLDGADRETYRGSRGIDLFDHAVGWIRRLRVETSADLAISCVLQACNIASIRLIYELAIELQVNRIFFRVPDFKPHSFGRSGLTRSKTLKQVEVTPSEASALAADLEWIIKADEKHKLLGQSSGNLRRKAQFFQCVSENADYEEEDQLCDVPLTSLVIHADGTCRPCFYLPQVQPFNRAPLEGSAFLDVHSRMLNDKDFRKQWCNACQQFDGHKHLIERL, from the coding sequence ATGTATTTTAATCGGATCTTCTTGCTCGTTACGGACGCCTGCGATTCCAGATGTACGCTGTGCGACTATTGGCTGACCAAGAATCCGAAGTTCATTGATTCAGACTTCGTGGAAGAGAAGGTTGCCTCCTTCATCAAGGAGAACGGAGTCTCGGTGGTCTGCATTTCAGGAGGAGAGCCAAGCTTGCACCCCGACCTAGGGAAGATTGTGAGATCCGTCCGCAGGGCTGGAGCCACAGCAACCTTGACTACGAGCACCACACGCTTGGAGACTCGCTTCGAGGAGATTAGGGACCTCGTAACCCACTACATGATTTCGTTGGATGGGGCGGATCGGGAAACCTATCGTGGAAGCCGGGGGATCGACTTGTTTGATCATGCTGTGGGTTGGATCCGGCGACTAAGGGTTGAAACCTCGGCTGATTTGGCAATCTCTTGTGTTTTGCAGGCCTGCAATATCGCGAGCATTCGCCTCATCTACGAATTGGCGATCGAGCTACAAGTGAACCGGATTTTCTTCCGCGTTCCCGATTTCAAGCCTCATTCCTTTGGCCGCTCCGGACTTACCCGAAGCAAGACCCTAAAGCAGGTTGAAGTGACGCCCTCGGAAGCGAGCGCCTTGGCGGCAGATTTGGAATGGATCATCAAGGCTGACGAGAAACACAAGCTGCTTGGCCAGTCCTCTGGGAATCTGAGGCGCAAGGCGCAATTCTTCCAATGCGTTTCGGAGAATGCCGACTATGAGGAGGAGGACCAGCTGTGTGATGTTCCGCTTACCAGCCTTGTCATTCATGCGGACGGCACATGTCGGCCTTGTTTCTACCTTCCCCAAGTCCAGCCCTTTAACCGCGCTCCGTTGGAGGGCAGCGCCTTTCTGGACGTGCACAGCCGTATGCTCAATGATAAGGATTTCCGCAAGCAGTGGTGCAATGCGTGCCAACAGTTTGACGGCCACAAGCATCTGATTGAGCGTTTATGA
- the tyrS gene encoding tyrosine--tRNA ligase, with amino-acid sequence MYVNQLEKPFLEELEARGLLKQRTAELVEPDFSAAERPTLYVGYDPSATSLHAGSLIPILTMDRFRRRGGQIIILLGGATGLIGDPSGKDLERKLENEASVLKRIGMLAAQLQGLFARTEGPEPIVVNNGDWYGGMPVLQFLRDIGKHFSVNQMLTRESVRSRLEDRDHGISFTEFSYQLFQGYDFLHLFQTYGCTIQMGASDQWGNIVSGVDLVRRVAGSTVHGLTLPLLTNSEGKKYGKSEKGAVWLDPELTSPYLFYQFWWNSTDDDAPRFLRWLTDYSEQEVEELAKGSPELRLPQKALADYLTARVHGAEQADLARRVSAVIFSDDFGQLSNDVVDVLASTVPTVRVSAAEPCLIAETLVLLKACKSKSEARRLITQGAVSVNGQKLSAAEEELAGYSAGRDALVVAVGKSRRFLVHFDQSTRHSSSR; translated from the coding sequence ATGTACGTCAATCAGTTAGAGAAGCCGTTTCTTGAGGAGCTCGAAGCGCGCGGACTTTTGAAGCAGAGGACGGCGGAACTCGTAGAGCCGGATTTTTCCGCGGCCGAGCGTCCGACCTTGTACGTGGGATATGATCCATCGGCCACCAGTTTGCATGCGGGAAGCTTGATTCCCATTTTGACGATGGACAGGTTTCGCCGGCGGGGGGGGCAAATCATAATCCTGTTAGGAGGGGCGACGGGTTTGATCGGCGATCCCTCCGGAAAGGATCTGGAGAGAAAGCTGGAAAACGAGGCCAGCGTCCTGAAGCGAATCGGGATGCTCGCCGCACAGCTACAGGGCTTGTTTGCTCGGACCGAAGGCCCGGAGCCAATCGTTGTGAACAACGGCGATTGGTATGGTGGGATGCCGGTCCTCCAGTTTCTGCGGGACATTGGGAAGCACTTTTCGGTGAATCAGATGCTCACCCGTGAATCAGTTCGTTCACGACTGGAAGACCGTGACCACGGGATCTCATTCACCGAGTTCTCCTACCAATTGTTTCAAGGTTACGATTTCCTTCATCTGTTCCAGACTTACGGATGTACGATCCAGATGGGAGCTTCGGACCAGTGGGGGAACATTGTATCCGGAGTGGATTTGGTGCGGCGCGTGGCGGGAAGTACGGTGCATGGGCTTACCCTGCCTCTCCTGACAAACTCGGAGGGAAAGAAATACGGCAAGTCGGAGAAAGGTGCCGTCTGGCTGGATCCTGAGCTGACCTCGCCCTACCTTTTCTATCAGTTCTGGTGGAACTCCACCGATGATGATGCGCCGCGCTTTCTTAGATGGCTAACCGACTACTCCGAGCAAGAAGTAGAGGAACTGGCCAAAGGCAGCCCAGAACTGCGGCTGCCTCAAAAGGCTCTGGCGGACTATCTCACCGCAAGGGTGCACGGTGCAGAACAAGCCGATTTAGCCCGCCGTGTGAGCGCCGTGATTTTCTCCGATGACTTTGGGCAGTTGAGCAATGACGTCGTGGATGTCTTGGCAAGCACCGTGCCGACGGTTCGGGTGTCGGCTGCCGAGCCGTGCTTGATTGCTGAAACACTCGTCCTGCTTAAAGCGTGCAAGTCGAAAAGTGAAGCGCGGCGGCTCATTACCCAAGGAGCGGTGAGCGTCAACGGACAGAAGCTCTCAGCGGCTGAGGAAGAGTTGGCTGGCTACTCGGCCGGACGTGACGCATTGGTGGTGGCGGTGGGGAAATCCCGCAGGTTCTTGGTGCATTTTGACCAATCCACACGCCACTCTTCCTCCAGGTAG
- a CDS encoding integrase core domain-containing protein, producing the protein MFTREFVSILKCAGVESIRLPARSPNLNAFAERFVRTIKAECLDHLILVGERSLRRAVEEFCSHYHDERNHQGLENKLIEASFVPGGAGELNCRERLGGLLRYYHREAA; encoded by the coding sequence GTGTTTACCCGGGAGTTCGTATCGATCCTCAAGTGTGCGGGCGTGGAGTCGATCCGTCTTCCAGCCAGGTCGCCCAACCTGAATGCATTCGCTGAAAGGTTCGTGCGGACGATCAAAGCCGAGTGCCTCGACCATCTGATTCTCGTGGGAGAGCGATCGCTCCGGCGGGCGGTTGAGGAATTCTGCTCCCACTACCACGACGAACGGAATCACCAAGGCCTGGAGAACAAGCTCATCGAGGCAAGCTTCGTTCCCGGTGGGGCGGGAGAACTGAACTGTCGGGAACGGCTAGGAGGTCTGCTCCGCTACTACCACAGAGAGGCAGCATGA